The Planococcus versutus genome contains a region encoding:
- a CDS encoding 1,4-dihydroxy-2-naphthoate polyprenyltransferase, which produces MTHSLQADSGWRVWWQLTRPHTLTASFAPVFLGTMIALHYAVIDWILFLAMLVASLLIQAATNMFNEYYDFARGLDNENSIGIGGAIVRNGVKPKTVLALALVFYGVAAVIGIYICSQTSWWLLVVGAVAMGIGYFYTGGPYPIAYTPFGELFSGVVMGYLIVIIAFYIQTGVVTLEASMLAVPSTLLVAAIMLANNIRDIVGDEESGRKTLAILVKRPAAVNILMWFFILSYAWIVILIIVGMLTPWALLVLISVIKPIKVVQIFKRFTEPLKVMPAMKDTGKTNTFVAFLLGIGLLIDYLL; this is translated from the coding sequence ATGACACATTCATTACAAGCAGATAGCGGATGGCGAGTTTGGTGGCAATTAACTCGCCCTCATACACTGACGGCATCTTTTGCCCCCGTATTCCTAGGAACAATGATTGCTTTACATTATGCCGTAATTGACTGGATTTTATTCTTAGCAATGTTGGTGGCAAGCTTATTAATCCAAGCAGCGACAAATATGTTCAATGAGTATTACGATTTCGCTAGAGGTCTAGACAACGAGAACTCTATCGGAATTGGAGGCGCTATCGTACGAAACGGAGTCAAACCTAAAACTGTCTTAGCATTAGCGTTAGTGTTTTACGGAGTTGCCGCAGTTATCGGAATCTATATTTGTTCACAAACAAGCTGGTGGCTACTAGTTGTAGGTGCTGTTGCAATGGGGATCGGCTACTTTTATACCGGTGGACCTTATCCCATTGCCTACACACCTTTTGGCGAACTTTTCTCTGGCGTAGTCATGGGCTATTTAATTGTAATTATTGCTTTCTATATTCAAACAGGTGTGGTTACACTTGAAGCTTCGATGCTTGCAGTTCCAAGTACCTTACTAGTAGCCGCTATCATGCTGGCTAATAACATTCGCGATATTGTGGGCGACGAAGAAAGCGGACGCAAAACACTTGCCATTTTGGTCAAACGACCAGCAGCTGTCAATATTCTTATGTGGTTTTTCATTCTATCCTACGCATGGATTGTTATTCTTATCATAGTAGGGATGTTGACACCGTGGGCTTTATTAGTCTTGATTAGTGTCATTAAACCTATTAAAGTCGTTCAAATCTTTAAACGTTTTACAGAACCTTTAAAAGTAATGCCTGCGATGAAAGACACTGGTAAAACAAATACATTCGTGGCTTTTTTACTTGGAATTGGGTTACTGATTGATTACCTTCTATAA